In Heptranchias perlo isolate sHepPer1 chromosome 7, sHepPer1.hap1, whole genome shotgun sequence, a genomic segment contains:
- the LOC137323463 gene encoding keratin, type II cytoskeletal 8-like, whose amino-acid sequence MQRPGMNFSSQSLQKYNYRSAPRSFPVSSSILLNDSPKVEIDPRSRALRTQEKDDIKGLNNKFSDVIGKVRKLEQENKVLETRWELLQQTDSYKSNADKIVHLFCNKLKQQQNELEREKDRLKAQLTQTQLMVEDFKGKYEDEINSRTAMENEFVILKKDVDDAYFQKMELESKLDYLTNLIEFLKQLYAEEIQELQSQIQNSAITLKVNNSRQLDMKQMIDDMKRQHADVASRNKAEAEAWYQSKLLELENDKAKQNDELRSTKNEAAELNRYLQRLKSDIDGIQNQRTSLESSITEAEDRGQIAIDEAKNHISKLQEALRTAKRDMAEQMREHQDLLNTTMALDMEIATYRKLLDGEEERDSVPTSGAVTRVVSSIIGPKGKSIRTQSRSNY is encoded by the exons ATGCAGAGACCGGGGATGAATTTCAGCAGCCAATCGCTGCAAAAATACAACTACCGGTCAGCCCCCCGGAGCTTCCCCGTGTCCTCCTCCATCCTGCTGAATGACTCCCCCAAGGTGGAGATCGACCCCCGGAGCCGGGCCCTCCGGACTCAGGAGAAGGATGACATCAAGGGTCTCAACAACAAGTTCTCGGATGTGATCGGCAAG GTCCGTAagctggagcaggagaacaagGTTTTGGAGACCCGCTGGGAGCTGCTGCAGCAGACAGACTCGTATAAATCAAACGCTGACAAAATCGTCCATTTGTTCTGCAACAAACTCAAACAACAGCAGAACGAGCTGGAAAGGGAGAAGGacaggctgaaggcacagctcacACAGACACAACTCATGGTTGAAGACTTCAAAGGAAAGTACGAGGACGAGATTAACTCACGCACGGCAATGGAGAATGAATTTGTGATCCTTAAGAAG GACGTGGACGACGCCTATTTTCAAAAGATGGAGCTGGAATCAAAGTTGGATTACCTGACGAATCTGATCGAGTTCTTGAAGCAGCTGTATGCTGAG GAAATCCAGGAGCTCCAGTCACAGATCCAGAATTCAGCCATCACCCTGAAGGTCAACAATAGCCGCCAGTTGGACATGAAACAAATGATCGATGATATGAAACGCCAACATGCCGATGTGGCATCGAGGAACAAGGCCGAGGCAGAGGCCTGGTATCAGAGTAAG TTATTGGAACTGGAGAATGACAAAGCGAAACAGAATGACGAGCTCAGAAGTACGAAGAACGAGGCTGCTGAACTTAATCGCTACCTGCAGAGGCTGAAGTCAGACATTGACGGGATCCAGAACCAG CGCACCTCCCTGGAGTCGAGTATCACGGAGGCGGAGGACCGGGGTCAGATAGCCATCGATGAGGCCAAGAACCACATCAGCAAGTTACAGGAGGCCCTGCGCACGGCCAAGAGGGACATGGCCGAGCAGATGCGGGAGCACCAGGATCTGCTGAACACCACGATGGCCCTGGACATGGAGATCGCCACCTACAGGAAGCTGCTggatggagaggaagagag GGATTCTGTTCCGACCAGTGGAGCTGTGACACGAGTGGTCAGTAGTATAATTGGTCCAAAGGGCAAATCCATCAGAACACAATCAAGATCCA ATTATTAA